The nucleotide sequence ttcgttcatcgaaattacgcgatctctaaatgaaaagttattgatttttcgccagctttcctaaaacatgcatatcatataccttatatcagtaatatatgtattaaattcgtgatctattataaactatttaacgacaaaattaatcgtactagcatgcataatcctatatacttgagcactagtcagggatacactattaatatataatagataagatataaatgcttacgtatcaatattgtgattcaatattgtaggaaagtacgtagacgcaacggagatgataaatactagtttgactcacgagcaaaacccttgaacaatacccaaaacctctttagtaataacccatagtttccttagctctatcccgcttgaaaacccattttgaaagtgatacgctcatgacctcgtcgtagtattttaagtgacataattagtaataataataatactactaataataataaaataaataataataataatcttaataataataataataataataataataataataataataataataatattaatataaataataaataataataatattacagagggagtagtataagtgtaaacaaaactcgagcagaaactggccttttataggcaactttttggaatctgatgcccatgccatcgcatgggtttttagtgtattttccatgcgatcgcatggccgcctgatccagctcaaaatatttttgttttcttgtttgtcgacatattattatataatatatataatttaaataattaattatatattatattaaattcatgtgcatagttgacttgtaattttcgttccgatgactcatacgttgtcactcgacttatatcccggttccggtttctcgaacgcattttcgtacgcttagaaaactcgcaatttacgttttgtgactcgtacctttgtcaaaatatagtcttaaattatcaataaactatatcattcaaagtgtatcttaaactttcgagtgttttggttatttacttctataaatcattgtctcgctatttgttaatatatatataataacaaatcgttttatgaccaagttaatatatattttcaacattcataaacacgttttaaatatacgtcgcaagttattcacataattaatattccaacttatcatatatattcaaataaatatttaaaccaataagtttaatgtacggtatcaaacaattaatacattgttacgttttcaagttatagtatatatatatgtatctatatacatataattgttcgtgaatcgtcaagaacaaccgaaaggtatttgaatatatgaaagtagttcaaaaattttgagattcagttttacagactttgcttatcgtgtcggaaatgttaatcatacaaagattaagtttaaatttggtcagaaattttcgggtcatcacatgaatAAATCACTCAAAAAGTGTTAAAAAGTACAAGATTAGTTGTAGTGAGTTTTACTCTGATTAAGTGTTCAACCGTGTTATTCGGTGACCATTTCAGACCATTTCCCTGGCCACCCAAGAAATCCTTCTAGTGAGATTCGAACCTGGTGAGGATTTTGATACGTACAATAACCACTAAGATATCAAGACTACAAAAGAGATAACACAAGCATAATAATCAAAGAAAAAAAATTGTAgtgttttattattaatttgttgaAAGAATGGGAACTGTGTATCCTTAATCCTTAATATCAGGTATAACTCAAGACCTATGAAACTTATTTGCCTAGAATGAATGAAAGAATGTTGATTTCCTGAATAAATAAAGAATCATTTTATACTAATCAAAAATTGCAACTCAGAGCAACTGTCTTCATCACCGGCGACCATTAACTTTTAGAAATGGGGATGTTTGGCTTCAGAAGATCTTTATCTCTTGGCCCTGGCATCCTTCAAAGTTAAAAATTCagatcataaaaaaaatcatttgacGAATGCAGATCAAAAGTATATGTAATGTGTATACATACCTTCACCAGGAGGAACACAAAGTTGCATTTGTTATCACCAATCTTAATTGTTGTTATTTGGTTCAGTATTAGTAAGGTTTGATCTACAATACCAAAAATGCTCACAGTTAGTTGAAATATATGTATAAAACTAACCCATGAAAAATTTATATAACATATCTAAATGACAATCACAATTCCTATATTATTAAGAGTTGAGATAATCAACTTTAAAACGCAAATCCAAACAGTTGACACTGACAATCTTAAAAGTTAGGAGTCAAGAGTTGTGTACCTTATATAATGAATGAATCAAGTAGTCAATAATCAGTTGTGTGCAGCGGGTCATAGTCATACTCTTCACCAGCCTTCACGAATCTACCTTTAACTCGCTTTCTAGTATCAGCTCTAGCTTTACGAGAAGCATATCGTATCtgcttaccaaatctgcacatcacAAGAATCAAACACTATAATAAGAATTCATCTTTTAACGAGAAGACTTTTTTGCTCTGTTGATCCCTTGGTTTTACCCCATTTTGCAATCAGCATCTCTCAAGTATTTTTTTGACGGAGGGATGCTGATTGCACCTTTTCAAAAGTAAAGGTTTCCTGaaagcaaaataaaaataaaaatcgagGGATGCTGATTGCAAAATGGGGTAAATTCAAGGGACCAACGGAGTAAAAAAGTTAAAcaagaaccatattgtttcaaacagcTAAATATAAAAATGATGGATATTCAAAACCACATACGTTCGTGTTTTCTTTTTCTCGTTGTATCTCATCTTCGCTTTGTCCCTCGCTTGTGGGCTGGACTCAAAATTTGACTCCCATAGCGATTCGCCTGTGAGAAACATAGGCGATGATAAATCACAGTCTTGAAAATCAGCAGCATTACTCTCACCAGTGACGTTGGACAGTGAATGAGATATATTCGGATGGCCATTTCCGTTAGCGAACGCAAGGCTCGGTGCACTTGGATTGCAGCCAGGATTCAATAGCATTCCACCGTTTATGGCCTGCATTACGTTAGCTGATGCAGCCATTTGTGAGGACGGAAAAGTAGTGCAATCTTGTGGTCCAGACGACGTTGCCTAACAAAGTATCAAACAACTCATTACAACTTTCTTAATAATCAGAAAAAATTCAAATCAATGCCTAATTATCCGTTTAACATCAGAAAACGAGCAAAGTAGAAAAAAACCTCAACGGTGCTTTCTATATAACTGTTTGATTCTGTAACGGATAAATTCTTCTCCATCACAAAGCAATCGAGACCACCATCCTCAGACGGGTATCTCGTTTGAGCTTGAGGAATACAATTAAACATCTCATAACCACCGTTAAAATTCAACCCGATATCGCCTTCATTATGTCCAAGATTGTTCAAATTCAGGCCATCCTACAAAATTAGAAACAACTTTTTAAGCAAACAGTCAAACACCTAAACAACTCTAcatcaaaaacatcaaaagtaaaaaaaaaaatgagcAAACAAAATTTTTCTAACAACCACCCTTAGTGTTGTCGTTAACATGCATACAGTTAATAACTGTCACTTTGAAGTCAATATATAACTGCTATGTACGACACTTTTATGCACATTTAGTTAGAAAAATTCAAATTTACCTTAATCAGATTTGATCCATTGGTAAAGAAAGGGTGTGAATCTTGACCCATTTGTGGTAAGATCACTGACGGCGGATTACTCATCCAAGACTGAAACTTTATCGTTGAAGCTAATTCGTTAAGTCTAGACGCCGCTAAACCCATTCCCATCTCATCACCTAAATCGATATTTAAACCACTCATCGGGCAAAATTGAGGGTTGATACTTAAATCTTTACCACGAATTGTTGGCATAATCTTTAATAAATCCTCACATGAAGGACAACCTGTGTAATAATTTAGTTCTTCTACATTATGCCCACTCACTGATGAACATGCATTCTCATTCAAATCACAAGTTTTACATAAATACATTTGATCCAACGGTCGATGAAAAATCGCTGGCTGCACGTTACACTTATCACATAAAAGACAACGAGGGTGTCTGCGCGATAATGTATTCGCAGCGTGCACTCGATTGTCACATTGGAAACATAATTTTGCAACATCAGAATTACAATACACTACAGCCTTAACTACCCTACAAAGATCACATAAAGCCTCCATGTGATCTTAAAAATAGTAAAAAAGAAAACTTTATTTTACTTGATTAAAACAATTGAATATATTATCAGGAGGATTGAATTGTAACAATAaatatttgtttttttttctttatgtTTTGATTATACATTTTTTGTTTTTGAGTTGAAGAAAATGTAACATTAGATCTTTGATTGATTAACAAAATGGAAGAAGGATCAGTTGTTGATATATATACTCATAATGTGCGACCGCGTGATGACATGGCAATATGGTACTTGCTGATGTGGCATTTGAAATGATCTGCCTCTTTACTCGTTCTTGACAGCCTTTTTGTTCATTATAGTGGCATTGAATGTAAATAAGTGGGATGATAATGGTTTTTTATTATAAAATTAGAACGCCACTAGGAAACTGACACGTCATCCGATATCTGGGCAGTGAAGCGTGTTTCTGTTATTCCAAGAGGAGAATTACTTTGCTAAAACGTTGAAGAAAAatcgtttaaaaatacaaaaaagaaaataaaaatgaacactttttttttttttttttttttttttttttttttttttttaaagactagGCTTAGAATAGTGACGGAGATTTTAATTCCAACCGATCATTTTCCACTTACTTTAGTTATTATACTAGTAAATTGGGTTGTCGTAAACTTATATGATGTAAAACATAAAAGTTAGGATTAAGCATATCAATATTtcgataaataaattttaatactcCAGAGTTCTAGGACGAGTGATTAAGTGCGTGATTCTAACCCATTTTCAGCTATACACCTAATGATAAACATATGAAATATGAATTAAGAATAATCTAGGTTTAACTAGCGACACTTGGTTGTCAAAATGGTTTTTGTTTTTCCGCTAGTGACACCGTTATCCACCTTATATTGTTTCCTCTTCTCCCAAGTAGTAGTTTGTATCTTCGAGTCGCTGTCGCACCACGACCAATGTACATCCTCCTTCGGTGTCGTAAATGTGAGTTGTCATCACACCATCAAGTGTGACTTCTGGTGGCTTAAAAGATTTGGTTGTCGGGTCTTTGAGATTTTCGGTCGTAGATTTCTGTTATTTTCAGATTTTGGTCCCGGCGGTTTGAGTTTGTGCGCACGTGGTGAGTATTCGCCGGAGATATTTTACAGACATCAAATTCTCACGGGTTAGTTTGAAGAGTTCCCAAAAGAAATATAGGGTAAATGTCTCCATTGCTCTACACCTTagcaaaaaatatataaaatgagcATATTTTACATGTTATATAATCCGGATCTGTTATATattgagtattattaatatatttatatttatattgaatACATACATCATTTAAATGAAAGACGATCAATTATCTATCCCAGAAGGGCTCTATAATCCTTATTTGTACGCTATGATGCAAGGAAGGAAGTGATGCAAATGCACTGAAGATACTAAGTCTGGAATGACTCGCTCTGTATGTCAATTTCTCTTTAGCAAGAAGTCATGTGATAGCTATTACATAATGACTTTAAAAAGGTCTTTCGTTGACGCATTTATTTTTTTTCATCTATTTATGATATGTTGTCTTCCTTTAGCCTGTGACTTCCTACAATACTGTGATCAAGAGAAAGCGCTAAGGTCTATTTTGTAGGTTAAGAGTGAAGGATGAATAGTGATTCTTTAGTaccttaacatttttattaaattaaAGTTTTAAGGTTTTTCTTTTTCTTAAATAGGTAAAAGAATAATACTTCTCTATATCAATTTTATTGTCATTAAATAAAAAATGCGTTATTAATTTTTCACTTTTATTCATTATATTTAAACTAATTTTTTGTTTTATATGCATACATTAATACATTAATAGTATATAAAAGAActctattttttttaattttttgttttttttatctaTTTGTGCAAATAGATGATTAATTAActtaacatttatttatttatttatttatttatttatttatttattttttacctACTAAAAGAGATGGCAAATGTTGTAGTTTTAGTTTTAcccgattgtagttttgagtttgcgtccACATTACAAACGGTCCTTTAACTTTGCCTATATTTTCACAACGGTCCCTACAGTTTACACTTTTTAAGggctaaaaagtgtaaatatataatttaattaaaatataaaaaactaattccacccgaatttataacgggccctatcttctcgctgggtgcgagttaaatttttcagagactaccattcaactcggaaaaatcttacgaacccaacgagactaactatacgcgaaacgtacacttctaaaaaaaatgctaaacacaacgacaacccatatcttcccgctcggcacgagttaaattttttcgacggcagcgtcagactcggaataattttatgaacagaacgatactaactacgttcgaaacggacactttttaaaaaacgctaaacacaacgacagcccgtatcttcctgctcgccgcaagttaaattttttTTCCAGCATCATtatgctcgaaataattttatcaacctTTATCTACTAAAAGAGATGGCAAATGTTGTAGTTTTAGTTTTACCCGATTCTAGTTTTGAGTTTGCGtccacattacaaacggtccctcaactttgcCTATATTTTCACAATGGTCCCTACAGTTTACACTTTttaaggggtaaaaagtgtaaatatataatttaattaaaatataaaaaactaattctacccgaatttataacgggccctatcttctcgctgtgagcgagttaaatttttcagagactaccgttcaactcggaaaaatcttacgaacccaacatgactaactatacgcgaaacggacactttttaaaaaacgctaaacacaacgacaactcgtatcttcctgctcgccgcgagttaaattttttttcCAGCACCAttatactcgaaataattttatcaacataacgaaactaactacgttcgaaccggatagattttaaaaaacactaaagacgatgACACCAACAACGACGCATAACACATTACccgttttattatttataatttggAACATTATTTATAGTATATACTCTAAAATAAAatagtatatagatatagatagatgatatatataagtataaattatttataattatattatttattaattattaattagtaattagtacGTAGTAATTAGTAAAGGAAGATAATAAAGAGATTATAAATGTGCATTAGTGATTAAACCCAGCTTTctaaaaaataaaagaaagaaaaaaaaacataagAATTTAAGAGCTTGATTTTGATAGATTAGACGATTAGTCGTCTTTCATCTGCGTCAAGATCTCCGTTCCCTGTCTCTCGAATTTAAACCATTAAAAAAATTGCTTCTTTTTAATTAATTTGGGCGAACCCTTCCAACAAGATAACCGAATCattgttatatatacacatattgttTATATAGAGCCATGGATGATTACCTGAAGGACGATATTCAACACCTCATCAAAAGAATTAGGGACTTTCTATCCACCAAAGTTTCCGAATTTTTAAATACCCaggtgcatttttttttttttttttttttatttctagctTAATTTTTAATTTGCGGTGATTTGATATGTGATTTAGGGTATGCACTTTGATTAGGGTTAAATTTAGTACTAACATAAGTTATGATATCAACCTTAAGGAATTCAATTACTCAACTTCAATGTACTACCATGTAAAAGAGTGTTTTAAAAAATTTAATACGAGTACCTTTTTTGTCAAACTCTTAAGAGCTGTCCCTATTGTCACTCGACATGGCTAGTCATGGCTAGCCATTGCCATGGTGCCATAGGCACGGGCTTGCCATGGCTGAGTTGACCGAAAAAATGTGAGGTCTATATGCTTTACAAGTTTAAATTGTTAATACTTTATCTAGTACTTGTACATTGTTTATTATGATGTGCATTGTTTAGTTATGATTgatagtgtttagttatgagttagttgtcttattttgttgttgaaatggttggttGGTTGGTTGGTTGGTTGAAATGGTTAGATAACTTCTATGTGGCATCGATTGTATGCTATAGACATAGTTTTAGGTCTATATTTTCGGCCTAGTTAGTAAAACTCTGATATAATATAGTACTCCGTAGTAATTTATGATAATGCATTCGTGTTTGACACACTATTTATGTGTTATAAATGTGAAAAGTTTGGACAAAACGGCTGATTAATCCATACGTAATAAGCATTTTAACTTGTGACTCAACCCACTTGGCATGCCCATTTCAGGAATCTACTCACGACCCATTTTGACCCGCCTATTGAAAAAGGACACCAAATTAAAATGTTACTTGTTCGACCCGTTTTCCAATTTGACCAAATCCACATTTGCCATCTCTTTGCATAGCTATATCCACTACTTAAAACCATTAAAATGTATCTATGAAAGTGTATAACAGGATTTACAAACCATTTGGGGTTCAGTGGCTATTGTTGTTGCTGTAATATTTACATGGAGACTATTATTGGCACCTAATGAACCTCAAAGAAGAGTACCTAAACGTCAAGCTCCAACACCAAGTGGGTCCAATAGTCAACCAAGTTCAAATCTTTTACCTTCTGGCATCGGTTCATGTGTACAAGATTCAAGCCAAACTACTAATGAGCCTATAAAGGTACATGGTTTATAGCACTTTTTGAATTGATTTGGTTTAGTTTTTATTTACTTATATACGGAGTATGATATATTGTTCTACACTTTCTGCAGCTTACTTTGGGACAAAAAGTCAGACAAAGATTAAGTGATGGAAGGAAGGTACATGTATATGCATATTGAATAAGTTTCCTGTTTATTTTAATTCTATTGTTTTGAAGTGTAAAACgatgataaaaataaaatataaataataaatttaatagtTATCCAATTGCATCTCAGGTAAAACATGATCATGATCTGCCACTGTTTCCAGCGGTCCTAAATTCTACAAATTCCTTAATTTAACCTTAATCATTTACTATACActagatttaatcaagagggaaacacttttttgggggaagtaaatttttttccttttttttttcaaacattaagatcacgtGAAAATAATTCTTTAAGAAAGATACTttgtgtgataaatgttattattttgaccggAAAATGCTCGAAAAATAACATTCATCGATAAATGTTATTCCTAAAAACATTCATCGTGATGCATGTTATTCTCCGAGCGTAttttttagggtttagaaattaaggtttagaaattagggtttagggtttagatttaaggatTAGATTGAgttttaacacaaacggtttagaccctaaaccctaaactctaaatcgggctaaattttgaagaaaaaacTTCACAAAAGATGGaaaaaaaaacgctcgaagaataacataggaataacatttattgatgaatgttacttcttcgagcgttttctggtcaaaataataacatttatcacaaagtgtctgtttaaaatattcatattttcgccTAATCTTGATGTTTgtgaattattaaaaaaaaaaacgaaaaaaaaattaaaatttacttCCCCTTCCCCAAAAAGTGCTTCCCCCTTGATTAGCCCCCTACTATAAACATAATTACTAAATTATTAAATGTGGGAATATCATTGTTAAAATTTTATTGATTTTAGGTGACAATGCTGTTGAATTGTAGGAAATATCATTGAAACTTCCAATTACGTGTTGATATATCATCGACAATGAATTGTCTAATTGTTTTCAAGATTTAATTTTATATTAATGAAAAGTTCTTATCTGTTATGTACTGTAGTATGATAAGACAGTAAAAATATAAGATAATGGTACCCTCTTGTGCTATCATCATATCGTTGTTTATAGCCAATTAGTCATAGCAAATGAAATGCTTCTCGATGTAGCTTGGTAAATTCAATATCGAATTCATGGCGTGATTTCTCATAAGTTATCTATTAGATTACAACAAGATCAGCAAATCACATTTTGTATTCTGCTAATGCTCATTTATAGTCATCTTAATTACAAATCATATAACTAGTTTCATATTCTGTTAAATTTGGTGAAGGTAACTTGCCGGTTACTTGGCATTATACTTGAGGAAAGTACTCCAGAGGAGCTTCAGGTTGCGAATAACTTCCGACAACTGTTTCCCCCTGtatcctttatttatttatttatttttattaattatgctTTCTTTGTGTACCTGGCAGAATCAAGCAACCGTGAGATCCTCTGTTATGGAAGTTGTGATGGAGATGAACAAATTTTGTAATCTTTATCTAATGGAAACTGTTCTGGATGATGAAAGTGAAGTATGTTGTTTTGTTTACATATAAGTTTTTACCATTTTTCTCTTCGTACGCTAAGGGCCTGTTTATTTAGAGTTTAATGGGCTAATTGAATGGATATAGATTATTATTTTTGTAGTATATTTTCAAAAACTATTTGTGTGTGCAGAAAAGGGTTTTAACAGCATTGGAAAATGCTGGAATTTTCCTATCCGGTGGCTTGGTCAAAGATAAGGTAACACGTTTAACGATTATAAAAGCCCAACTAATTATGCTCAGAAAATAATTTCTCCAAATTTAGGAAGTTAAGTAGTTAGGGCTCATAAAATATTATTATGTTATGTTATTTGATATATAACTTGTATATAATATGCAATTACAGGTACTCTTCTGTAGCACAGAGATTGGACGGACTTCTTTTGTTCGACAATTGGAGCCAGATTGGCATATAGACTCAAGTCGCGAAATTAATTCACAATTAGCGGTATGATTTCACATTCTGTGTCGCATCTttagttttagtaaaaaaaaaaatatgaatatatgatatatttttacaGGCCTTTTAGTCTGAAAACTTTTTATTCTTCATAAATAACAACGCAAAGCCTCTAAACTTTGCACGTTTTGACTTTGAATGGTAAACCTACTACATGATAGTTTCTAGCTTTCAGTTGATACAATTCAAGTTAGTATTAATAAACAAAGCTCGTAACAATTCAGTATAGAAATTATTTGGTCCTGAAATTGGTTAAATGTGTTCAATTGCTTTGAGATTATCTAAGTCAACGTGTTGATACAGTCTTCAGCGTGCTTCCTGTTCTTTTTTGTGTGACAGAGGTTCATTAAATGTCAGCTTCACATTTCACCAATCCATACCGAGCGACTTGCTTCTAATGTTTTCAATTCATCATCGTTGGAACAGTTCTTCGGtgtttgactttgggaataagtcAAAGATACAACTATGTATGTCTCTCTGTTTTAGGCTGTTTTTAGTTTTTCTTTTTTTCTTATATGCCCCAATGTAAAACCAGAGGACGTGAGGGATGATGCATGTGCAGTAGTTGTactaaatttttattattactctGACTGTTCACACAGTTCATGTACTCCGTAGTATTTATAATGCTAGCAATATTAACAAAGTTTTGAATTGGTTACTTTGAGAGTGCTAAATGGATAGCTAACCTTGTTTTCTAGTTAgtattgttatattgttattatcaaggttgcaaaattcgctatttagGGAGTAATTGACCGAGACTTTGAAGGCAGTAATCAGCAATTCGGGAATTAATCGGTAAATTTGAATATTAAATTGcaaaattatatatgtaaatatagaaTAAAACCATAAACTTCAACAGAATTGTctaaatacatacatataattgttcattttGTTGAAATAAAATTCTAAAATTGTAGCTTAAACTCATTTTAAAATGTTAATCAATTTTGACTTTGCCCAAAAAATTCGATTTTGACTCATTAACCGACGTTGAATGATTAATTAAATAGATTTTGAAACATCGGAACGGACTATTCTTAAAAAGGATTAATCGGAAGTAATCGATAAAGTAATCGAAGTTTTTTACAATAGTGGTTATTAGTATTAGAATTTGTGACTCTACAATGTGATCATGTAGTTTAATTACAATCAATATAATTCAGTTTGATCTTACAAGTCTTTCAAACAAAGCactattattttcatttacaatataccaaagaaaaaaatgaaacaaaacctGTAGTACACTTTCTACAAACTAACAAATTCCATGAGCAGTAAGCAGATTATGGGTTAAAAAGCTGACCTCAATCGTCTAAACTGTTCAGCCTCATCGATTCGACCCGAACTAGTCAAAATTCTGATAATACTCGAATAATGTTCTTCGGTTACACCATGTTTGTATCTTTTAGTCATCAAGTGAAACACCCTACAAGCTTCATCTACTAATCCACCCTGCTCACAAATACACAAAATCGCTTTATAAGTGAACTGGTTAGGCAAGAAGCCACCATTAATCATCTGATCAAAAAGATCAATCGCCTCTCGATAATAACAATTGTATCCGTACGCCTCAATAATGGATGTCCAAGTCATCGAACCCTTAACCGGAATCATTTTAAAAGCCATCATTGCCTTTTCGATTTCACCACAAGCGCCATAAAATCTAACAGTTTCTGAAGAAACAGAAGGAACTGACCCTAAATCTTTCTTCAAAACCTGCGAATGAATCTCTTTACCGAGCTTCAAAGCCTTAAGTTTACCACAAACATTCAACATTCTTGAAGTCGTTACTGAATCTGGGCGGTGTTTTGACACCACCATTGACCGGAAAACGCCAATTGCTTCATTCAGACAACCATTTTCTATATATGATTCAATCATAGCCGTCCAAGAGATGACGTTTTTTCGTTCAAGAGTATCAAATAGTTTGATAGAATAACCATAAGAACCACATCTGGCATACATCAGCATCAATGATGTTGTTATTGATACTTGTTGAACAAAATTATTCTTAACAGCAAAACAATGGATTT is from Rutidosis leptorrhynchoides isolate AG116_Rl617_1_P2 chromosome 10, CSIRO_AGI_Rlap_v1, whole genome shotgun sequence and encodes:
- the LOC139872593 gene encoding peroxisome biogenesis protein 22-like, with product MDDYLKDDIQHLIKRIRDFLSTKVSEFLNTQDLQTIWGSVAIVVAVIFTWRLLLAPNEPQRRVPKRQAPTPSGSNSQPSSNLLPSGIGSCVQDSSQTTNEPIKLTLGQKVRQRLSDGRKVTCRLLGIILEESTPEELQNQATVRSSVMEVVMEMNKFCNLYLMETVLDDESEKRVLTALENAGIFLSGGLVKDKVLFCSTEIGRTSFVRQLEPDWHIDSSREINSQLARFIKCQLHISPIHTERLASNVFNSSSLEQFFGV
- the LOC139871622 gene encoding putative zinc finger protein CONSTANS-LIKE 11 is translated as MEALCDLCRVVKAVVYCNSDVAKLCFQCDNRVHAANTLSRRHPRCLLCDKCNVQPAIFHRPLDQMYLCKTCDLNENACSSVSGHNVEELNYYTGCPSCEDLLKIMPTIRGKDLSINPQFCPMSGLNIDLGDEMGMGLAASRLNELASTIKFQSWMSNPPSVILPQMGQDSHPFFTNGSNLIKDGLNLNNLGHNEGDIGLNFNGGYEMFNCIPQAQTRYPSEDGGLDCFVMEKNLSVTESNSYIESTVEATSSGPQDCTTFPSSQMAASANVMQAINGGMLLNPGCNPSAPSLAFANGNGHPNISHSLSNVTGESNAADFQDCDLSSPMFLTGESLWESNFESSPQARDKAKMRYNEKKKTRTFGKQIRYASRKARADTRKRVKGRFVKAGEEYDYDPLHTTDY